A single Cellulomonas sp. SLBN-39 DNA region contains:
- a CDS encoding malate dehydrogenase, whose amino-acid sequence MSVTPAVVTVTGGAGQIGYALAFRIASGQLLGPDRPVRLRLLEIPAAVPAAAGVAMEIDDCAFPLLDGVDVTSDATAAFDGVDVALLVGARPRTKGMERGDLLSANGGIFGPQGAAINAGASDDVRVLVVGNPANTNAYIASAHAPDVPKDRFTAMTRLDHNRAVAQLRQRTGAAVDDIARLAIWGNHSATQYPDLTHATIGGRPALDVVDDEDWVRGTFIPTVAKRGAAIIEARGASSAASAANAAIDHVRTWVDGTPAGDWTSAAVVSDGSYGVPEGLVSSFPVTASGGAYTIVPDLELDAFSRERVDASVAELVEEREAVRALGLVGS is encoded by the coding sequence GTGTCCGTCACCCCTGCCGTCGTCACCGTCACCGGCGGAGCCGGTCAGATCGGCTACGCCCTCGCCTTCCGCATCGCCTCGGGGCAGCTGCTCGGCCCGGACCGCCCCGTGCGCCTGCGCCTCCTGGAGATCCCCGCGGCCGTCCCGGCTGCTGCGGGCGTGGCCATGGAGATCGACGACTGCGCGTTCCCGCTGCTGGACGGCGTCGACGTCACGTCGGACGCCACCGCGGCGTTCGACGGGGTCGACGTCGCGCTGCTCGTGGGCGCGCGGCCGCGCACGAAGGGCATGGAGCGCGGCGACCTGCTGAGCGCGAACGGCGGGATCTTCGGCCCGCAGGGTGCCGCGATCAACGCCGGTGCGTCGGACGACGTGCGCGTGCTCGTCGTCGGCAACCCCGCCAACACCAACGCGTACATCGCGTCGGCGCACGCCCCCGACGTGCCGAAGGACCGCTTCACGGCGATGACCCGCCTCGACCACAACCGGGCCGTGGCGCAGCTGCGGCAGCGCACCGGTGCCGCGGTCGACGACATCGCGCGCCTGGCGATCTGGGGCAACCACTCCGCCACCCAGTACCCGGACCTGACGCACGCGACGATCGGCGGCCGCCCGGCGCTCGACGTCGTCGACGACGAGGACTGGGTGCGCGGCACGTTCATCCCGACGGTCGCGAAGCGCGGCGCGGCGATCATCGAGGCGCGGGGGGCCTCGTCGGCCGCGTCGGCGGCGAACGCGGCCATCGACCACGTCCGCACCTGGGTGGACGGCACGCCGGCGGGGGACTGGACGTCCGCCGCCGTCGTCTCGGACGGCTCGTACGGCGTGCCCGAGGGCCTGGTGTCGTCGTTCCCCGTGACGGCGTCCGGCGGCGCGTACACGATCGTGCCGGACCTGGAGCTCGACGCGTTCTCGCGCGAGCGGGTCGACGCCTCCGTGGCGGAGCTGGTCGAGGAGCGCGAGGCCGTGCGCGCGCTCGGCCTGGTCGGGTCGTGA
- a CDS encoding DUF167 domain-containing protein translates to MRVAVRVRPGASRTRVGGLHGDRLVVAVQARAVDGAATEAALAAVADALGLRRRHVSLVAGATSRDKVVEVDAGLVDAALAARLEALRDA, encoded by the coding sequence GTGAGGGTCGCCGTCCGGGTGCGCCCCGGGGCGTCGCGCACCCGGGTCGGGGGCCTGCACGGCGACCGGCTCGTCGTGGCGGTGCAGGCGCGGGCTGTCGACGGCGCCGCGACCGAGGCCGCGCTCGCGGCGGTCGCCGACGCCCTGGGCCTGCGCCGCCGCCACGTGAGCCTCGTCGCGGGGGCGACGAGCAGGGACAAGGTCGTGGAGGTCGACGCGGGGCTGGTCGACGCGGCGCTCGCGGCGCGGCTGGAGGCGCTGCGCGACGCCTGA
- the pulA gene encoding pullulanase-type alpha-1,6-glucosidase, with the protein MVGVRVRPGSSPSPSPRPAPGATAPSRPGPARRVVAGGTAAAVALAGLVAALAPTAAQADATGVVLVGSLQDELGCGADWDPACTATALAAGDVPGRWTSTFTVPAGAWEWKVALDGTWDAAYGADGGADNTPLVVAGPAELTFTYDDATHRTSVVVDDLAGGYTDADAALVAEPVRDPGAGEQLYFVMTDRFANGDASNDTGGLTGDRLTTGLDPTDKGFYHGGDLAGLRERLDYVEGLGVTGIWLTPSFLNRAVQGEGANASAGYHGYWITDFTQIDPHLGTNAELEALIDDAHARGIKVYFDIITNHTADVIAYAEGQYAYVPQADEPYRAADGTPFDPSDVAGSADFPALDPATSFPYTPVVPEADADLKVPGWLNDPTLYHNRGNSTWTGESVTYGDFDGLDDLMTEHPRVVDGFVDVYEAWVDLGIDGFRIDTVKHVNTEFWETFTTEVAAHAAAAGNPDFFMFGEVYDADPALTAPYVRDTDMNAILDFSFQAAAASYARGFGASSLHALYAGDDLYTTPTSNAQALPTFLGNHDMGRIGYAVKDTEDPQGRSGLAHSLMYLTRGQPVVYYGDEQGFVGDGTLGGKDKDARQSLFASQVPEYAEQELLDGTPAGAVDRYATDTPLYTHVARLAQLRADTPALTSGAQVERYADGAVYAFSRVGDDDVEHLVALNNDDAATTVTVDSLTPGATFTPLLATSGTGTADAAPVTAGADGTVELDLPALGALVLRADAPVATGGDAITLALPAAGAALEGLAPVAADVPDDVHATTSFAWRTVGDDSWTALGTAETTAPRVFHDVRDLAPGTLVEYRAVREDAAGQRTAASTFGSVGVAVDGVEPPPGPGGEVVTVPGSHNAAMGCAGDWQPGCEAARLTTLNGLVHHGTFTLPPGTYEYKVAVGGTWDENYGAGGAPGGANITYTVPGDEPVDVTFVYDATTHQVTTSVDGPLITLPGSHQSELGCAGDWDPACLGAALVDGDGDGTATFTAPDLPAGTYEVKVAHGLSWAENYGADGVRDGANIAFAAPGGKPVTFVYDLTTHVLTVQVTDPPLPGTGQLAAHWVDASTIAWPTAFVPSGTDAADLTFTLHGSTDAALEVDDGQVVGGEELPLTVLPDGLTDAQAARFPALAGYLALRVDADRATVEDLLTGQLLVRQGAADGTAQAVTGLQVPGVLDDVYADAAEATLGTTWRRGAPTQTLWAPTAQDVDLLVWPADRRGRLDTSAEPVRRAAERRADGTWSVSGPRAWAGAAYLWEVTVYAPTTGEVEVNRVTDPYAVALTLNSTHGVLVDLDDPRYRPRQWERTPQPVVRPVEQTIYELHVRDFSITDATVPERLRGTYGAFAVRRSDGRDHLRRLADAGLTTVHLLPTFDIASIEEDRDAQAEPACDLASLPPDSQKQQECVTAVAAGDAFNWGYDPWHWTAPEGSYAVDATGGARLAEFRTMVGALHADGLQVVLDQVFNHTAASGQDARSVLDRVVPGYYHRLNATGQVETSTCCQNVATEHTMAEKMMVDSVVTWARDHKVDGFRFDLMGHHSRTTMEKVRAALDDLTPRRDGVDGSKVYLYGEGWNFGEVADDRLFEQATQGQLGGTGIGTFSDRLRDAVRGGGPFDENPRVQGFGSGAFTDPNGDPVNGTAAEQRARVQHQGDLLRLGLAGNLRDYALPTSDGTVRTGDEIDYNGQPAGYADSPEEVVTYVDAHDNETLFDNLTLKLPQGTSMDDRVRMNTVSLATTALAQTPSFWHAGADLLRSKSLDRNSYDSGDWFNVLDWSQQTNGFARGLPPAADNEAKWPYQQPLLADPALVPTPEHIGTAHEAALELLEIRSSTRLLHLGSAELIGSRVTFPGAGADADPGVVVMHVEDRRGWDPAAYRWRTDVDRRLDGLLVVVNASDEPTTQTVGALAGRRYALHPVQARGQDDVVRTTRYDRATGAVTVPARTVAVLVEQAGRGGYAPTPPRGVPGRS; encoded by the coding sequence ATGGTCGGCGTCCGTGTGCGTCCTGGCTCGTCCCCGTCCCCGTCCCCCCGCCCCGCCCCGGGCGCGACCGCGCCGTCGCGCCCCGGACCGGCGCGGCGCGTCGTCGCCGGGGGGACGGCCGCCGCCGTCGCGCTCGCGGGTCTCGTCGCCGCCCTCGCGCCGACGGCCGCGCAGGCCGACGCGACCGGCGTCGTCCTCGTCGGCAGCCTGCAGGACGAGCTCGGCTGCGGCGCCGACTGGGACCCGGCCTGCACCGCCACCGCGCTCGCCGCGGGTGACGTGCCCGGTCGCTGGACCAGCACCTTCACGGTGCCGGCGGGCGCGTGGGAGTGGAAGGTCGCCCTCGACGGCACCTGGGACGCCGCGTACGGCGCCGACGGCGGGGCCGACAACACGCCCCTGGTGGTCGCCGGGCCGGCCGAGCTCACGTTCACCTACGACGACGCCACGCACCGCACGTCCGTCGTGGTCGACGACCTCGCCGGCGGGTACACGGACGCGGACGCCGCCCTGGTCGCCGAGCCGGTGCGCGACCCCGGCGCGGGCGAGCAGCTCTACTTCGTCATGACCGACCGGTTCGCCAACGGCGACGCGTCCAACGACACCGGCGGCCTGACGGGCGACCGGCTGACGACGGGCCTCGACCCGACCGACAAGGGCTTCTACCACGGCGGCGACCTCGCCGGCCTGCGCGAGCGGCTCGACTACGTCGAGGGCCTCGGCGTCACGGGCATCTGGCTGACCCCGTCGTTCCTCAACCGGGCCGTGCAGGGCGAGGGCGCGAACGCGTCGGCCGGGTACCACGGGTACTGGATCACCGACTTCACGCAGATCGACCCGCACCTGGGCACCAACGCCGAGCTCGAGGCGCTCATCGACGACGCCCACGCCCGCGGCATCAAGGTGTACTTCGACATCATCACCAACCACACGGCGGACGTGATCGCGTACGCCGAGGGCCAGTACGCGTACGTGCCCCAGGCCGACGAGCCGTACCGGGCTGCGGACGGCACCCCGTTCGACCCGTCGGACGTGGCCGGCAGCGCGGACTTCCCCGCGCTGGACCCCGCGACGTCGTTCCCGTACACGCCCGTCGTGCCGGAGGCGGACGCCGACCTCAAGGTCCCGGGCTGGCTGAACGACCCGACGCTCTACCACAACCGGGGCAACTCGACGTGGACGGGGGAGTCGGTCACGTACGGGGACTTCGACGGCCTCGACGACCTCATGACCGAGCACCCGCGCGTCGTCGACGGCTTCGTCGACGTGTACGAGGCCTGGGTCGACCTCGGCATCGACGGCTTCCGCATCGACACCGTCAAGCACGTGAACACCGAGTTCTGGGAGACGTTCACCACCGAGGTCGCCGCGCACGCGGCCGCCGCCGGCAACCCCGACTTCTTCATGTTCGGCGAGGTGTACGACGCCGACCCGGCGCTGACGGCCCCGTACGTCCGGGACACCGACATGAACGCGATCCTCGACTTCTCGTTCCAGGCCGCCGCGGCGAGCTACGCGCGGGGGTTCGGCGCGTCGTCGCTGCACGCGCTGTACGCCGGCGACGACCTGTACACCACCCCGACGAGCAACGCGCAGGCGCTGCCGACCTTCCTCGGCAACCACGACATGGGGCGCATCGGGTACGCGGTCAAGGACACCGAGGACCCGCAGGGCCGCTCCGGCCTGGCGCACAGCCTCATGTACCTCACGCGCGGGCAGCCGGTCGTCTACTACGGCGACGAGCAGGGCTTCGTCGGCGACGGCACGCTCGGCGGCAAGGACAAGGACGCCCGGCAGTCGCTGTTCGCGTCCCAGGTGCCCGAGTACGCCGAGCAGGAGCTGCTGGACGGCACCCCGGCGGGTGCCGTGGACCGGTACGCGACCGACACCCCGCTGTACACGCACGTCGCCCGGCTCGCGCAGCTGCGGGCGGACACCCCGGCGCTGACGTCCGGCGCCCAGGTCGAGCGGTACGCCGACGGTGCGGTCTACGCGTTCTCGCGCGTCGGGGACGACGACGTCGAGCACCTCGTCGCCCTGAACAACGACGACGCGGCGACGACCGTCACGGTGGACTCGCTCACGCCCGGGGCGACGTTCACCCCGCTCCTGGCCACGAGCGGCACCGGCACGGCCGACGCGGCACCCGTGACCGCCGGCGCCGACGGCACGGTCGAGCTGGACCTGCCCGCGCTCGGCGCCCTCGTGCTGCGCGCCGACGCCCCGGTCGCGACCGGCGGGGACGCGATCACCCTGGCGTTGCCCGCCGCCGGTGCCGCCCTCGAGGGTCTGGCCCCGGTGGCGGCCGACGTCCCCGACGACGTGCACGCCACGACGTCGTTCGCCTGGCGCACCGTCGGTGACGACTCCTGGACCGCCCTCGGCACCGCCGAGACCACCGCGCCCCGGGTGTTCCACGACGTGCGCGACCTGGCCCCCGGCACCCTGGTCGAGTACCGGGCGGTGCGCGAGGACGCCGCCGGGCAGCGCACCGCCGCGTCGACCTTCGGCAGCGTCGGCGTGGCCGTCGACGGCGTCGAGCCCCCGCCGGGCCCCGGCGGCGAGGTCGTCACGGTGCCCGGCAGCCACAACGCCGCGATGGGCTGCGCGGGGGACTGGCAGCCCGGCTGCGAGGCCGCACGCCTGACCACGCTCAACGGCCTGGTGCACCACGGCACGTTCACGCTGCCGCCCGGCACCTACGAGTACAAGGTCGCCGTCGGCGGCACGTGGGACGAGAACTACGGCGCCGGCGGTGCACCGGGCGGGGCGAACATCACGTACACGGTGCCCGGGGACGAGCCCGTCGACGTGACGTTCGTGTACGACGCGACGACGCACCAGGTGACGACGTCCGTCGACGGCCCCCTGATCACGCTGCCCGGCTCGCACCAGAGCGAGCTCGGCTGCGCCGGCGACTGGGACCCCGCCTGCCTGGGCGCGGCCCTCGTCGACGGCGACGGTGACGGGACGGCCACGTTCACCGCTCCCGACCTGCCCGCCGGCACGTACGAGGTCAAGGTCGCGCACGGCCTGTCGTGGGCCGAGAACTACGGCGCCGACGGCGTGCGCGACGGCGCCAACATCGCGTTCGCCGCCCCCGGCGGCAAGCCCGTGACGTTCGTGTACGACCTGACCACGCACGTGCTCACGGTGCAGGTCACCGACCCGCCGCTGCCCGGCACCGGCCAGCTCGCCGCGCACTGGGTCGACGCGTCGACGATCGCCTGGCCCACGGCGTTCGTGCCGTCGGGCACCGACGCCGCCGACCTGACGTTCACGCTGCACGGCTCGACCGACGCGGCGCTCGAGGTCGACGACGGGCAGGTCGTCGGCGGCGAGGAGCTCCCGCTGACCGTGCTGCCCGACGGGCTCACCGACGCCCAGGCGGCGCGCTTCCCGGCACTCGCCGGGTACCTCGCGCTGCGCGTGGACGCCGACCGCGCCACCGTCGAGGACCTGCTCACCGGGCAGCTGCTCGTCCGTCAGGGCGCGGCCGACGGCACCGCCCAGGCGGTCACCGGCCTGCAGGTGCCCGGCGTGCTCGACGACGTCTACGCCGACGCCGCCGAGGCGACCCTCGGCACGACCTGGCGGCGCGGGGCACCGACGCAGACCCTCTGGGCGCCCACCGCCCAGGACGTCGACCTGCTCGTGTGGCCCGCCGACCGCCGCGGGCGCCTCGACACCTCGGCCGAGCCGGTCCGTCGGGCCGCGGAGCGTCGGGCGGACGGCACGTGGTCCGTCAGCGGGCCCCGGGCCTGGGCGGGTGCCGCCTACCTGTGGGAGGTCACGGTCTACGCGCCGACCACGGGCGAGGTCGAGGTCAACCGGGTCACCGACCCGTACGCCGTCGCCCTCACGCTCAACAGCACCCACGGCGTGCTCGTCGACCTCGACGACCCCCGCTACCGCCCCCGCCAGTGGGAGCGCACGCCCCAGCCCGTCGTGCGGCCCGTCGAGCAGACGATCTACGAGCTGCACGTGCGCGACTTCTCGATCACGGACGCGACCGTCCCCGAGCGGCTGCGCGGCACCTACGGGGCGTTCGCGGTGCGCCGCAGCGACGGCCGCGACCACCTGCGCCGCCTCGCCGACGCCGGGCTGACCACCGTGCACCTGCTGCCCACGTTCGACATCGCGTCGATCGAGGAGGACCGCGACGCCCAGGCCGAGCCGGCGTGCGACCTGGCGTCGCTGCCGCCGGACTCGCAGAAGCAGCAGGAGTGCGTCACGGCCGTCGCCGCCGGCGACGCCTTCAACTGGGGCTACGACCCGTGGCACTGGACCGCACCCGAGGGGTCCTACGCGGTCGACGCCACCGGCGGCGCCCGCCTGGCCGAGTTCCGCACCATGGTCGGCGCCCTGCACGCCGACGGCCTGCAGGTCGTGCTCGACCAGGTCTTCAACCACACCGCGGCCAGCGGCCAGGACGCCCGCAGCGTGCTCGACCGCGTCGTGCCCGGCTACTACCACCGGCTGAACGCCACCGGGCAGGTCGAGACGTCGACCTGCTGCCAGAACGTGGCCACCGAGCACACCATGGCCGAGAAGATGATGGTCGACTCCGTCGTCACCTGGGCCCGCGACCACAAGGTCGACGGCTTCCGGTTCGACCTCATGGGCCACCACTCCCGCACCACCATGGAGAAGGTCCGCGCCGCCCTGGACGACCTGACCCCCCGCCGCGACGGCGTCGACGGCTCGAAGGTCTACCTGTACGGCGAGGGCTGGAACTTCGGGGAGGTCGCCGACGACCGGCTGTTCGAGCAGGCCACGCAGGGCCAGCTCGGCGGCACCGGCATCGGCACGTTCTCCGACCGGCTGCGCGACGCCGTGCGCGGCGGCGGGCCCTTCGACGAGAACCCGAGGGTGCAGGGCTTCGGCTCCGGCGCCTTCACCGACCCCAACGGCGACCCCGTCAACGGCACCGCCGCCGAGCAGCGCGCCCGGGTCCAGCACCAGGGCGACCTCCTGCGCCTCGGGCTGGCCGGCAACCTGCGCGACTACGCCCTGCCCACGTCCGACGGCACCGTGCGCACCGGCGACGAGATCGACTACAACGGCCAGCCGGCCGGGTACGCCGACTCCCCGGAGGAGGTCGTCACCTACGTCGACGCGCACGACAACGAGACCCTCTTCGACAACCTGACCCTCAAGCTGCCGCAGGGCACCTCGATGGACGACCGGGTCCGCATGAACACGGTGTCGCTGGCCACGACCGCCCTGGCGCAGACGCCATCGTTCTGGCACGCGGGCGCCGACCTGCTGCGCAGCAAGTCCCTCGACCGCAACAGCTACGACTCCGGGGACTGGTTCAACGTGCTCGACTGGTCGCAGCAGACCAACGGGTTCGCGCGCGGCCTGCCGCCGGCCGCGGACAACGAGGCCAAGTGGCCGTACCAGCAGCCGCTGCTGGCCGACCCGGCGCTCGTGCCCACCCCCGAGCACATCGGCACCGCGCACGAGGCCGCGCTCGAGCTGCTCGAGATCCGCTCCTCGACCCGCCTGCTGCACCTGGGGTCCGCCGAGCTGATCGGCAGCCGCGTCACGTTCCCCGGTGCCGGTGCGGACGCCGACCCGGGCGTCGTGGTCATGCACGTCGAGGACCGCCGCGGCTGGGACCCCGCGGCGTACCGGTGGCGCACCGACGTCGACCGGCGCCTCGACGGCCTGCTCGTCGTGGTCAACGCCTCCGACGAGCCCACCACCCAGACCGTGGGCGCGCTCGCGGGCCGGCGGTACGCCCTGCACCCCGTGCAGGCGCGCGGGCAGGACGACGTGGTCCGCACGACCCGGTACGACCGGGCGACCGGTGCGGTGACGGTGCCGGCACGGACCGTCGCGGTGCTCGTCGAGCAGGCGGGCCGCGGCGGCTACGCCCCGACCCCGCCGCGGGGGGTGCCGGGCCGCTCCTGA